The Gallus gallus isolate bGalGal1 chromosome 23, bGalGal1.mat.broiler.GRCg7b, whole genome shotgun sequence genome includes a region encoding these proteins:
- the LOC124417375 gene encoding uncharacterized protein LOC124417375: protein MTQLHVALEHLDFIPVMNGSWLCAAPCLIYGRGRVMSCTNLPWAPGAWSEAGTEILLSTQPEEQGPHWEPSINHALSSALQGKSCLTEGHGDSCHMLFGLAVGTPLCPVDEGTLFPGRLFSSLLAVTHFPAACMYVHAASGHSSSTASPELLNPAWTCPSSSCSPAGMSLEVRCCWRLGLGLICGNKPRTTTVHPAWGSGEPELKVNFLLCFSYMRLGTWLSPAGILHAPPGVIPSSRPPAKVQEGGEAAELAELALFPLSHLSWQENCPHISTKHGGCSHTAFPALHSSAHSLPPPMVLLVGREGRRAASGSWCTKLTWLGVPTGFQPLTLLGMKFLQREREEDPSPKTYLCLYFQMGIHEEEVAYLGEVFSTRVIKDSVPTISITPSVQ from the coding sequence ATGACCCAGCTGCACGTAGCGCTGGAACATCTGGATTTTATCCCTGTCATGAATGGGTCATGGCTGTGCGCGGCCCCGTGCCTGATTTACGGGAGGGGGAGGGTGATGTCATGCACAAACCTCCCCTGGGCTCCCGGAGCATGGTCTGAAGCAGGCACGGAAATACTCCTCAGCACGCAGCCAGAGGAGCAGGGCCCTCACTGGGAGCCCAGCATTAACCACGCGCTGAGCTCAGCTCTCCAGGGGAAAAGCTGCCTCACAGAGGGACACGGTGACTCCTGTCATATGCTTTTTGGGCTCGCTGTGGGCACCCCTCTCTGCCCTGTGGATGAGGGCACTCTCTTTCCAGGCAGACTTTTTAGCTCCCTGCTGGCGGTCACCCATTTCCCAGCTGCATGCATGTATGTACATGCAGCATCGGGtcacagctccagcacagcctctcCTGAGCTCCTAAACCCAGCATGGACCTGCCctagcagctcctgcagccctgcagggatgAGTCTGGAGgtgaggtgctgctggaggctgggaCTTGGCCTTATTTGTGGTAACAAGCCCAGGACCACTACTGTCCATCCTGCCTGGGGTAGTGGGGAACCAGAGCTAAAGGTGaactttctcctttgcttctctTACATGAGGTTGGGGACGTGGTTGAGCCCTGCAGGCATCCTGCATGCTCCTCCTGGTGTTATCCCTTCTTCCAGGCCCCCAGCTAAGGTCCAAGAAGGTGGGGAGGCAGCAGAACTCGCAGAGCTAGCTTTATTCCCATTGTCCCACCTCTCCTGGCAGGAAAACTGTCCCCACATCAGCACCAAGCACGGTGGCTGCTCCCACACTGccttcccagcactgcacagctcagcccacAGTCTGCCTCCTcccatggtgctgctggtgggcagagaaggaagaagagcagcatCAGGCTCCTGGTGCACCAAGCTCACATGGCTGGGGGTCCCCACTGGGTTTCAGCCCCTTACCTTACTGGGGATGAAGTTTCtgcaaagggaaagggaagaagaccCAAGTCCAAAAACTTATCTCTGCTTGTATTTTCAGATGGGCATTCATGAGGAAGAAGTGGCGTACTTAGGGGAAGTCTTTAGTACAAGAGTAATTAAAGACAGTGTTCCTACCATCAGTATCACCCCCTCAGTGCAATGA
- the SF3A3 gene encoding splicing factor 3A subunit 3, translated as METILEQQRRYHEERERLMDVMVKEMLTKKSTLRDQINSDHRTRAMQDRYMEVSGNLRDLYDDKDGLRKEELSAISGPNEFAEFYNRLKQIKEFHRKHPNEICVPMSVEFEELLKARDNPSEEAQNLVEFTDEEGYGRYLDLHDCYLKYINLKSSEKLDYITYLSTFDQLFDIPKERKNAEYKRYLEMLLEYLQEYTDRVKPLLDQNELFGKIQTEFEKKWENGTFPGWPKETSSALTHAGAHLDLSAFSSWEELASLGLDRLKSALLALGLKCGGTLEERAQRLFSTKGKSLEALDPSLFAKNPKTKGIKRDTERNKDLAFLEAQIYEYVEVLGEQRHLTHENVQRKQARTGEEREEEEEEQISESESEDEENEIIYNPKNLPLGWDGKPIPYWLYKLHGLNINYNCEICGNYTYRGPKAFQRHFAEWRHAHGMRCLGIPNTAHFANVTQIEDAVSLWAKLKLQKASERWQPDTEEEYEDSSGNVVNKKTYEDLKRQGLL; from the exons ATGGAGACGATCCTGGAGCAGCAGCGGCGCTATCATGAGGAGCGGGAGCGGCTGATGGACGTCATGGTGAAGGAGATGCTCACCAAGAAGTCCACG CTCCGCGATCAGATCAACTCCGACCACCGGACGCGGGCCATGCAGGAC AGGTACATGGAAGTGAGCGGCAACCTGAGGGACCTGTATGACGACAAGGATGG CTTGCGGAAGGAGGAGCTCAGTGCCATTTCAGGGCCAAATGAATTTGCAGAATTCTACAATAGACTGAAACAAATTAAAGAGTTCCACCGAAAGCATCCCAATGAG ATTTGTGTTCCAATGTCAGTGGAGTTTGAGGAACTGTTGAAGGCCAGAGACAACCCAAGTGAGGAAGCTCAAA ACCTGGTAGAATTCACAGATGAAGAAGGGTATGGACGATACTTAGATCTGCACGATTGCTATCTCAAATACATTAATCTGAAATCATCAGAG aaacTGGATTACATCACTTATCTTTCTACATTTGACCAACTCTTTGACATtcccaaagagagaaaaaatgctgaatatAAGAG GTATCTTGAAATGCTTCTTGAGTACCTACAGGAGTACACAGATCGAGTGAAACCATTACTGGACCAGAATGAGCTCTTTGGGAAAATTCAGACTGAGTTTGAGAAAAAGTGGGAAAATGGAACGTTCCCTGGCTGGCCG AAAGAGACCAGCAGTGCACTCACTCATGCTGGAGCCCACCTGGATCTCTCAGCGTTTTCCTCTTGGGAA GAATTGGCCTCCCTAGGACTGGACAGACTAAAATCAGCGTTATTGGCCCTGGGACTGAAATGTGGAGG GACTCTGGAAGAGCGTGCTCAGAGGCTTTTTAGTACTAAAGGCAAGTCCCTAGAAGCACTCGATCCTTCCTTGTTTGCTAAGAATCCaaagacaaagggaatcaaaag agacactgaaagaaataagGATCTTGCATTCCTGGAAGCTCAGATATATGAATATGTCGAAGTTCTTGGG GAACAGAGACACCTTACTCATGAGAATGTGCAACGTAAGCAAGCACGGACaggggaagagagggaggaggaggaagaagagcagatCAGTGAGAGTGAGagtgaagatgaagaaaatgaaatcatttatAATCCTAAAAATCTGCCCCTTGGTTGGGATGGCAAG CCAATCCCATACTGGTTATATAAACTACATGGTTTAAACATCAACTACAACTGTGAGATTTGTGGTAACTACACCTACCGAGGGCCCAAAGCTTTTCAACGCCATTTTGCA GAGTGGCGTCATGCTCATGGAATGAGATGCCTGGGCATTCCCAACACTGCACATTTTGCCAATGTCACACAGATTGAGGATGCTGTCTCAC TGTGGGCAAAGCTGAAACTGCAGAAGGCTTCAGAGAGGTGGCAGCCTGATACAGAG GAGGAATATGAGGACTCCAGTGGGAATGTGGTGAATAAAAAGACCTACGAAGACTTGAAACGTCAAGGGCTGCTGTAA
- the LOC107055024 gene encoding putative GPI-anchored protein pfl2 isoform X2 produces MCCAAGTAGAVAARCSEALHLLQQLQASSGVQGLSGHGHRGSQLRLLVGVMAAHRQLFPTPGLLLCVLALHFCTQGPLAIAGRKVVNMSIVTTHASVAATSASMSTTNQASMATNQTSVATNQTSVTTYDQALVATNQTSVATSNQASVATNQASVSATSASVATSNQALVATNQTSVATASASMAASNHTSVTTTTTWVSISQASVAANASMNHTEQTPLSCQSFQCSGERCYQDEAHSNMTTTCYNETFCELYRFSSMNYTARCSSVCSAELCRTNGSVTLQQCTMECCNTSLCLQLNASSYGDLPPTTVLPTTTITTTTTPRPPPRNVGTRCDLCAKAASKGEQILNELCKM; encoded by the exons atgtgctgtgctgcaggtacTGCAGGTGCTGTAGCTGCTCGGTGCTCAGAGGCTCTCCATCtcttgcagcagctgcaggcttcCTCTGGTGTGCAGGGGCTTTCAGGGCACGGACACAGAGG GTCCCAGCTGAGGTTGCTGGTGGGGGTGATGGCAGCTCACCGGCAGCTCTTCCCTACTCCAG gcctgctgctctgtgtcttGGCTCTGCACTTCTGCACCCAGGGCCCTCTTGCCATAGCAG gGCGCAAAGTGGTCAACATGTCCATAGTCACCACCCATGCCTCGGTGGCTGCCACCAGTGCCTCAATGTCCACAACCAACCAGGCATCCATGGCCACCAACCAGACCTCAGTGGCCACCAATCAGACCTCAGTGACCACCTACGACCAGGCATTGGTGGCCACCAACCAGACCTCAGTGGCCACCTCCAACCAGGCATCAGTAGCCACCAATCAGGCCTCAGTGTCTGCCACCAGTGCCTCAGTAGCCACCTCCAATCAGGCATTGGTGGCCACCAACCAGACCTCAGTGGCTACCGCCAGTGCCTCAATGGCTGCCTCCAACCACACCTCAGtgaccaccaccaccacttgGGTGTCCATCAGCCAGGCTTCAGTGGCTGCCAACGCCTCCATGAACCATACAGAACAAACCCCG ctcagctgtcaGAGCTTCCAGTGCTCCGGGGAGAGGTGTTACCAGGATGAGGCCCACAGCAACATGACGACCACCTGCTACAATGAGACCTTCTGCGAG CTTTATCGTTTCTCCAGCATGAACTACACCGCCAGatgcagcagtgtgtgcagtgcagagctgtgcaggacCAATGGCAGCGTGACCCTACAGCAGTGCACCATGGAGTGCTGCAacacctccctctgcctgcagctcaaTGCAAGCTCCTATG GTGATCTTCCCCCCACCACCGTGCTGCCCAcgaccaccatcaccaccaccaccaccccacgcccccccccaCGAAATGTAGGTACCCGATGTGATCTTTGTGCGAAAGCTGCCTCGAAAGGGGAACAAATCCTTAATGAGCTTTGCAAGATGTAA
- the LOC107055024 gene encoding putative GPI-anchored protein pfl2 isoform X1, translated as MCCAAGTAGAVAARCSEALHLLQQLQASSGVQGLSGHGHRGSQLRLLVGVMAAHRQLFPTPGLLLCVLALHFCTQGPLAIAGRKVVNMSIVTTHASVAATSASMSTTNQASMATNQTSVATNQTSVTTYDQALVATNQTSVATSNQASVATNQASVSATSASVATSNQALVATNQTSVATASASMAASNHTSVTTTTTWVSISQASVAANASMNHTEQTPLSCQSFQCSGERCYQDEAHSNMTTTCYNETFCEVWSLERLLEAVSTTPDFPLPLSHSVHYFCSSVMASLRTSSGFFFFPLALLLQLYRFSSMNYTARCSSVCSAELCRTNGSVTLQQCTMECCNTSLCLQLNASSYGDLPPTTVLPTTTITTTTTPRPPPRNVGTRCDLCAKAASKGEQILNELCKM; from the exons atgtgctgtgctgcaggtacTGCAGGTGCTGTAGCTGCTCGGTGCTCAGAGGCTCTCCATCtcttgcagcagctgcaggcttcCTCTGGTGTGCAGGGGCTTTCAGGGCACGGACACAGAGG GTCCCAGCTGAGGTTGCTGGTGGGGGTGATGGCAGCTCACCGGCAGCTCTTCCCTACTCCAG gcctgctgctctgtgtcttGGCTCTGCACTTCTGCACCCAGGGCCCTCTTGCCATAGCAG gGCGCAAAGTGGTCAACATGTCCATAGTCACCACCCATGCCTCGGTGGCTGCCACCAGTGCCTCAATGTCCACAACCAACCAGGCATCCATGGCCACCAACCAGACCTCAGTGGCCACCAATCAGACCTCAGTGACCACCTACGACCAGGCATTGGTGGCCACCAACCAGACCTCAGTGGCCACCTCCAACCAGGCATCAGTAGCCACCAATCAGGCCTCAGTGTCTGCCACCAGTGCCTCAGTAGCCACCTCCAATCAGGCATTGGTGGCCACCAACCAGACCTCAGTGGCTACCGCCAGTGCCTCAATGGCTGCCTCCAACCACACCTCAGtgaccaccaccaccacttgGGTGTCCATCAGCCAGGCTTCAGTGGCTGCCAACGCCTCCATGAACCATACAGAACAAACCCCG ctcagctgtcaGAGCTTCCAGTGCTCCGGGGAGAGGTGTTACCAGGATGAGGCCCACAGCAACATGACGACCACCTGCTACAATGAGACCTTCTGCGAGGTATGGAGCTTAGAGcggctgctggaggctgtgagCACAACACCTGATTTTCCTTTGCCACTGTCCCACTCTGTCCATTATTTTTGCTCCTCTGTAATGGCCTCTCTTCGCACTtctagtgggttttttttttttcctttggctctgCTGTTGCAGCTTTATCGTTTCTCCAGCATGAACTACACCGCCAGatgcagcagtgtgtgcagtgcagagctgtgcaggacCAATGGCAGCGTGACCCTACAGCAGTGCACCATGGAGTGCTGCAacacctccctctgcctgcagctcaaTGCAAGCTCCTATG GTGATCTTCCCCCCACCACCGTGCTGCCCAcgaccaccatcaccaccaccaccaccccacgcccccccccaCGAAATGTAGGTACCCGATGTGATCTTTGTGCGAAAGCTGCCTCGAAAGGGGAACAAATCCTTAATGAGCTTTGCAAGATGTAA
- the LOC107055024 gene encoding putative GPI-anchored protein pfl2 isoform X3, whose amino-acid sequence MCCAAGTAGAVAARCSEALHLLQQLQASSGVQGLSGHGHRGSQLRLLVGVMAAHRQLFPTPGLLLCVLALHFCTQGPLAIAGRKVVNMSIVTTHASVAATSASMSTTNQASMATNQTSVATNQTSVTTYDQALVATNQTSVATSNQASVATNQASVSATSASVATSNQALVATNQTSVATASASMAASNHTSVTTTTTWVSISQASVAANASMNHTEQTPLSCQSFQCSGERCYQDEAHSNMTTTCYNETFCEVWSLERLLEAVSTTPDFPLPLSHSVHYFCSSVMASLRTSSGFFFFPLALLLQLYRFSSMNYTARCSSVCSAELCRTNGSVTLQQCTMECCNTSLCLQLNASSYGNCSMVYPAACNRSGCADPSCWAASLWFLCPSVWT is encoded by the exons atgtgctgtgctgcaggtacTGCAGGTGCTGTAGCTGCTCGGTGCTCAGAGGCTCTCCATCtcttgcagcagctgcaggcttcCTCTGGTGTGCAGGGGCTTTCAGGGCACGGACACAGAGG GTCCCAGCTGAGGTTGCTGGTGGGGGTGATGGCAGCTCACCGGCAGCTCTTCCCTACTCCAG gcctgctgctctgtgtcttGGCTCTGCACTTCTGCACCCAGGGCCCTCTTGCCATAGCAG gGCGCAAAGTGGTCAACATGTCCATAGTCACCACCCATGCCTCGGTGGCTGCCACCAGTGCCTCAATGTCCACAACCAACCAGGCATCCATGGCCACCAACCAGACCTCAGTGGCCACCAATCAGACCTCAGTGACCACCTACGACCAGGCATTGGTGGCCACCAACCAGACCTCAGTGGCCACCTCCAACCAGGCATCAGTAGCCACCAATCAGGCCTCAGTGTCTGCCACCAGTGCCTCAGTAGCCACCTCCAATCAGGCATTGGTGGCCACCAACCAGACCTCAGTGGCTACCGCCAGTGCCTCAATGGCTGCCTCCAACCACACCTCAGtgaccaccaccaccacttgGGTGTCCATCAGCCAGGCTTCAGTGGCTGCCAACGCCTCCATGAACCATACAGAACAAACCCCG ctcagctgtcaGAGCTTCCAGTGCTCCGGGGAGAGGTGTTACCAGGATGAGGCCCACAGCAACATGACGACCACCTGCTACAATGAGACCTTCTGCGAGGTATGGAGCTTAGAGcggctgctggaggctgtgagCACAACACCTGATTTTCCTTTGCCACTGTCCCACTCTGTCCATTATTTTTGCTCCTCTGTAATGGCCTCTCTTCGCACTtctagtgggttttttttttttcctttggctctgCTGTTGCAGCTTTATCGTTTCTCCAGCATGAACTACACCGCCAGatgcagcagtgtgtgcagtgcagagctgtgcaggacCAATGGCAGCGTGACCCTACAGCAGTGCACCATGGAGTGCTGCAacacctccctctgcctgcagctcaaTGCAAGCTCCTATGGTAACTGCTCCATGGTTTATCCCGCTGCATGCAACAGAAGTGGGTGTGCGGATCCATCATGCTGGGCTGCATCGCTGTGGTTCCTCTGCCCCAGCGTGTGGACATGA
- the LOC107055024 gene encoding putative GPI-anchored protein pfl2 isoform X4: MAAHRQLFPTPGLLLCVLALHFCTQGPLAIAGRKVVNMSIVTTHASVAATSASMSTTNQASMATNQTSVATNQTSVTTYDQALVATNQTSVATSNQASVATNQASVSATSASVATSNQALVATNQTSVATASASMAASNHTSVTTTTTWVSISQASVAANASMNHTEQTPLSCQSFQCSGERCYQDEAHSNMTTTCYNETFCEVWSLERLLEAVSTTPDFPLPLSHSVHYFCSSVMASLRTSSGFFFFPLALLLQLYRFSSMNYTARCSSVCSAELCRTNGSVTLQQCTMECCNTSLCLQLNASSYGDLPPTTVLPTTTITTTTTPRPPPRNVGTRCDLCAKAASKGEQILNELCKM, translated from the exons ATGGCAGCTCACCGGCAGCTCTTCCCTACTCCAG gcctgctgctctgtgtcttGGCTCTGCACTTCTGCACCCAGGGCCCTCTTGCCATAGCAG gGCGCAAAGTGGTCAACATGTCCATAGTCACCACCCATGCCTCGGTGGCTGCCACCAGTGCCTCAATGTCCACAACCAACCAGGCATCCATGGCCACCAACCAGACCTCAGTGGCCACCAATCAGACCTCAGTGACCACCTACGACCAGGCATTGGTGGCCACCAACCAGACCTCAGTGGCCACCTCCAACCAGGCATCAGTAGCCACCAATCAGGCCTCAGTGTCTGCCACCAGTGCCTCAGTAGCCACCTCCAATCAGGCATTGGTGGCCACCAACCAGACCTCAGTGGCTACCGCCAGTGCCTCAATGGCTGCCTCCAACCACACCTCAGtgaccaccaccaccacttgGGTGTCCATCAGCCAGGCTTCAGTGGCTGCCAACGCCTCCATGAACCATACAGAACAAACCCCG ctcagctgtcaGAGCTTCCAGTGCTCCGGGGAGAGGTGTTACCAGGATGAGGCCCACAGCAACATGACGACCACCTGCTACAATGAGACCTTCTGCGAGGTATGGAGCTTAGAGcggctgctggaggctgtgagCACAACACCTGATTTTCCTTTGCCACTGTCCCACTCTGTCCATTATTTTTGCTCCTCTGTAATGGCCTCTCTTCGCACTtctagtgggttttttttttttcctttggctctgCTGTTGCAGCTTTATCGTTTCTCCAGCATGAACTACACCGCCAGatgcagcagtgtgtgcagtgcagagctgtgcaggacCAATGGCAGCGTGACCCTACAGCAGTGCACCATGGAGTGCTGCAacacctccctctgcctgcagctcaaTGCAAGCTCCTATG GTGATCTTCCCCCCACCACCGTGCTGCCCAcgaccaccatcaccaccaccaccaccccacgcccccccccaCGAAATGTAGGTACCCGATGTGATCTTTGTGCGAAAGCTGCCTCGAAAGGGGAACAAATCCTTAATGAGCTTTGCAAGATGTAA